In Quercus robur chromosome 11, dhQueRobu3.1, whole genome shotgun sequence, the following proteins share a genomic window:
- the LOC126707604 gene encoding uncharacterized protein LOC126707604 isoform X6 → MGFVGYLFFALKCFDHLFAWPLFSLGYPLCASICAIESNSNSDTRKLIAYWVFYSLISLFEHAFMKLLEWLPFWPHMKLMIMYWLMIPHFGNALYFYELLVQPCLSLVPQIVINLFNEWKEPCLKRDGFPTEAAERYQKQNESEASEELISSDESKSIENNVGQKEDKDVEVTEENEDVELTEKNEVAAIERVTPIESTLVQTGKTTETLTDMNVTSKSTPDFTEVQRKISLLQHQRNMNIQRQKKCASSNGLKEEVNIKQWDVHGLQINSTKIVQGTRSPLLCYICNVWCPSKDNLDAHLNEKKHLARIQELADFVEVTEENKDVEVTEENEDVEVTEKNEVATIERSKSIENNVGQKEDKDVEVTEENEDVEVTEENEDVEVTEKNEVAAIERVTPIESTLVQTGKSIETLTDMNVTSKSTPDFTKVQKEWACAICKVTIQSETTLNSHLQGKRHKANCEVLKAITRAKKKNFPTSTTKKHEQTQTQKKCPSSNGLKEEVNIKQWDVHGLQINSKKIVQDTRSPLSCYICNLRCPNKDHLDGHLKGKKHLARIRELANFVEGLSSLWGILYALPFVLWRVIRILTLGSWWLIGFSIR, encoded by the exons ATGGGTTTCGTGGGCTATCTCTTCTTTGCATTGAAATGCTTTGATCACCTATTTGCATG GCCTCTCTTCTCTTTGGGGTATCCTTT ATGTGCTTCGATTTGTGCTATTGAGAGTAACTCGAATTCGGACACTCGGAAGTTGATCGCTTATTGGGTTTTCTATTCGTTGATTTCACTCTTCGAGCATGCTTTCATGAAGCTTCTTGAGTG GCTACCATTCTGGCCTCACATGAAGCTAATGATCATGTACTGGTTGATGATTCCTCACTTCGGCAATGCTCTCTATTTCTATGAACTCCTTGTCCAACCCTGTCTCTCCTTGGTACCACAAATTGTCATCAACTTGTTCAATGAGTGGAAGGAGCCTTGTCTAAAGAGAGATGGCTTTCCTACTGAGGCAGCTGAGAGATACCAGAAACAGAATGAATCTGAAGCTTCAGAGGAACTTATTTCTAGTGATGAG TCAAAGTCCATAGAGAACAATGTCGGGCAGAAAGAAGACAAAGATGTTGAAGTAacagaagaaaatgaagatgttGAATTAACAGAAAAAAATGAAGTTGCTGCAATTGAGAGG GTTACTCCCATAGAGTCCACCCTTGTTCAGACTGGGAAAACCACAGAGACACTTACAGATATGAATGTAACCTCAAAGAGTACACCTGATTTCACTGAAGTCCAAAGAAAAATTTCCCTACTTCAACACCAAAGAAACATGAACATACAAAGACAAAAGAAATGTGCATCCAGTAATGGATTGAAAGAGGAAGTTAATATAAAACAATGGGATGTGCATGGCCTGCAAATTAATTCTACGAAAATTGTTCAGGGCACTCGATCTCCGCTATTATGTTACATATGTAACGTATGGTGCCCCAGTAAAGATAACTTGGATGCTCACCTTAACGAAAAGAAGCACTTGGCCCGGATTCAGGAATTAGCAGATTTTGTAGAAG TAacagaagaaaacaaagatgTTGAAGTAacagaagaaaatgaagatgttGAAGTAACAGAAAAAAATGAAGTTGCTACAATTGAGAGG TCAAAGTCCATAGAGAACAATGTCGGTCAGAAAGAAGACAAAGATGTTGAAGTAacagaagaaaatgaagatgttGAAGTAACAGAAGAAAACGAAGATGTTGAAGTAACAGAAAAAAATGAAGTTGCTGCAATTGAGAGG GTTACTCCCATAGAGTCCACCCTTGTTCAGACTGGGAAAAGCATAGAGACACTTACAGATATGAATGTAACCTCAAAGAGTACACCTGATTTCACTAAAGTTCAGAAAGAGTGGGCTTGTGCTATATGTAAGGTCACAATCCAAAGTGAGACAACTTTGAATTCCCACCTTCAAGGAAAGAGACACAAGGCAAATTGTGAGGTGCTGAAAGCAATTACCagagccaaaaagaaaaatttcccTACTTCAACAACAAAGAAACATGAACAGACACAGACACAAAAGAAATGTCCATCCAGCAATGGGTTGAAAGAGGAAGTTAATATAAAACAATGGGATGTGCATGGcctgcaaataaattctaagaAAATTGTTCAGGACACTCGATCTCCTCTATCGTGTTACATATGTAACCTAAGGTGCCCCAATAAAGATCACTTGGATGGTCACCTTAAGGGAAAGAAGCACTTGGCCCGGATTCGGGAATTGGCAAATTTTGTAGAAG GCCTTTCTTCTCTTTGGGGTATCCTCt ATGCGCTTCCATTTGTGCTATGGAGAGTAATTCGAATTCTGACACTCGGAAGTTGGTGGCTTATTGGGTTCTCTATTCGTTGA
- the LOC126707604 gene encoding WEB family protein At4g27595, chloroplastic-like isoform X8 yields the protein MGFVGYLFFALKCFDHLFAWPLFSLGYPLCASICAIESNSNSDTRKLIAYWVFYSLISLFEHAFMKLLEWLPFWPHMKLMIMYWLMIPHFGNALYFYELLVQPCLSLVPQIVINLFNEWKEPCLKRDGFPTEAAERYQKQNESEASEELISSDESKSIENNVGQKEDKDVEVTEENEDVELTEKNEVAAIERSKSIENNVGQKEDKDVEVTEENEDVEVTEENEDVEVTEKNEVAAIERSKSIENNVGQKEDKDVEVTKENEDVEVTEENEDVEVTEKNNEVAAIKGSKSIEDNVEQKEDKDVEVTEENEDVEVTEENEDVGVTEKNEVVAIERVTPIESTLVQTGKSIETLTDMNVTSKSTPDFTKVQKEWACAICKVTIQSETTLNSHLQGKRHKANCEVLKAITRAKKKNFPTSTTKKHEQTQTQKKCPSSNGLKEEVNIKQWDVHGLQINSKKIVQDTRSPLSCYICNLRCPNKDHLDGHLKGKKHLARIRELANFVEGLSSLWGILYALPFVLWRVIRILTLGSWWLIGFSIR from the exons ATGGGTTTCGTGGGCTATCTCTTCTTTGCATTGAAATGCTTTGATCACCTATTTGCATG GCCTCTCTTCTCTTTGGGGTATCCTTT ATGTGCTTCGATTTGTGCTATTGAGAGTAACTCGAATTCGGACACTCGGAAGTTGATCGCTTATTGGGTTTTCTATTCGTTGATTTCACTCTTCGAGCATGCTTTCATGAAGCTTCTTGAGTG GCTACCATTCTGGCCTCACATGAAGCTAATGATCATGTACTGGTTGATGATTCCTCACTTCGGCAATGCTCTCTATTTCTATGAACTCCTTGTCCAACCCTGTCTCTCCTTGGTACCACAAATTGTCATCAACTTGTTCAATGAGTGGAAGGAGCCTTGTCTAAAGAGAGATGGCTTTCCTACTGAGGCAGCTGAGAGATACCAGAAACAGAATGAATCTGAAGCTTCAGAGGAACTTATTTCTAGTGATGAG TCAAAGTCCATAGAGAACAATGTCGGGCAGAAAGAAGACAAAGATGTTGAAGTAacagaagaaaatgaagatgttGAATTAACAGAAAAAAATGAAGTTGCTGCAATTGAGAGG TCAAAGTCCATAGAGAACAATGTCGGTCAGAAAGAAGACAAAGATGTTGAAGTAacagaagaaaatgaagatgttGAAGTAACAGAAGAAAACGAAGATGTTGAAGTAACAGAAAAAAATGAAGTTGCTGCAATTGAGAGG TCAAAGTCCATAGAGAACAATGTTGGTCAGAAAGAAGACAAAGATGTTGAAGTAACAAAAGAAAACGAAGATGTTGAAGTAacagaagaaaatgaagatgttGAAGtaacagaaaaaaataatgaagttGCTGCAATTAAGGGG TCAAAGTCCATAGAGGACAATGTTGAGCAGAAGGAAGACAAAGATGTTGAAGTAACAGAAGAAAACGAAGATGTTGAAGTAacagaagaaaatgaagatgttGGAGTAACAGAAAAAAATGAAGTTGTTGCAATTGAGAGG GTTACTCCCATAGAGTCCACCCTTGTTCAGACTGGGAAAAGCATAGAGACACTTACAGATATGAATGTAACCTCAAAGAGTACACCTGATTTCACTAAAGTTCAGAAAGAGTGGGCTTGTGCTATATGTAAGGTCACAATCCAAAGTGAGACAACTTTGAATTCCCACCTTCAAGGAAAGAGACACAAGGCAAATTGTGAGGTGCTGAAAGCAATTACCagagccaaaaagaaaaatttcccTACTTCAACAACAAAGAAACATGAACAGACACAGACACAAAAGAAATGTCCATCCAGCAATGGGTTGAAAGAGGAAGTTAATATAAAACAATGGGATGTGCATGGcctgcaaataaattctaagaAAATTGTTCAGGACACTCGATCTCCTCTATCGTGTTACATATGTAACCTAAGGTGCCCCAATAAAGATCACTTGGATGGTCACCTTAAGGGAAAGAAGCACTTGGCCCGGATTCGGGAATTGGCAAATTTTGTAGAAG GCCTTTCTTCTCTTTGGGGTATCCTCt ATGCGCTTCCATTTGTGCTATGGAGAGTAATTCGAATTCTGACACTCGGAAGTTGGTGGCTTATTGGGTTCTCTATTCGTTGA